Proteins from one Setaria italica strain Yugu1 chromosome V, Setaria_italica_v2.0, whole genome shotgun sequence genomic window:
- the LOC111257199 gene encoding lysM domain-containing protein ARB_03442-like translates to MANHGTAAIVIAFLLVTVTLADAAPVGSLLTCTKAYGVKERETCFAVAQATGLTLNQFLSFNPNINCHNLFIGQWVCVAAVTA, encoded by the coding sequence ATGGCGAACCATGGCACCGCCGCTATTGTGATCGCGTTCCTCCTCGTCACCGTCACCCTGGCGGACGCAGCCCCGGTGGGGTCGCTGCTGACCTGCACCAAGGCGTACGGGGTGAAGGAGCGGGAGACGTGCTTCGCCGTGGCGCAGGCTACCGGTCTGACCCTGAATCAGTTCCTCAGCTTCAACCCCAACATCAACTGCCACAACCTCTTCATCGGCCAGTGGGTCTGTGTCGCCGCCGTTACCGCTTGA